In Corynebacterium frankenforstense DSM 45800, the DNA window CGCGGCGCCGACCTCGGCCGGCGGGCAGCAGGCGTCCTCGGTGAGCAGCGCGGAGCCGTCGGGGCGCGTCGTCGAGAAGAGCGGCATGAGCCCGCTGCGAATCTCCCAGGCCTGGTCCATGGAGACCTTGTCGTACATGAACTCCAGCGGGCTGGTCAGCTCCGCGTCGGCGAGCACCTCGCGCACCGCGGCGATCTTCTCCTCGAGCTCCTCCTCGTCGCGGCCGGCGACCTCGACGAGCAGCGCGGAGTCGTCGTCGGAGAGGTCGGCCCAGGACTCTTCGGCGCCGGCGAAGTTGCCGACGGACTCGCGCAGCACCGGGGAGACGAGCAGCTCGCAGGCGGCGGCGCCGGCCTTGACGATGTCCGCGACGTAGCCGGCGGCCAGGTCGAGGCGCGGCAGCATCACCCAGGTCACGGCGCGCCTGGTGGGCAGCTCGAGGGTGCGCAGGCGCGCCTCGTCGATGCAGCCGAGGATGCCCTCGGAGCCGACCATGAGGCGGCCGAGGATCTTGACGGGCAGGTCCTCGTCGAGGAAGGCGTCCAGGCGCAGGCCGTTGGTGTTGCGGATGGAGAACTTGCGGCGCAGGCGGGCCACGAGCTTCTCGTCGGCGCGGATCTCGTCGCGCAGGGCGGCCAGGCCGGCGTGGATCTCCGGCTCGGCGGCGGCCAGCTTCGCGTCCGCGTCCGGCTCGCCGGTGTCGACGACGGTGCCGGAGGCGAGCACGAGGCGCACGGACTCGAGGCTGTGGTAGCTGTCCTGCTCCGGCGGGCAGCGCATGCCGCCGGAGTTGTTGGAGAGGATGCCGCCGATGGTGGCCACGGACTCGCTGGCCGGGTCCGGGGCGAAGCGGCGCCCGGAGCGGGCGAGGACGGCCTGCACGTTGCGCAGGACCTCGCCGGGGCGCACGCGCAGCACCGTGCCCTCGAGGACCATGCCGCGGAAGTGGTGGCGCATGTCCACGAGGATCTCGTCGGTCTGCACCTGGCCGTTGAGCGAGGAGCCGCCGCCGCGGAAGGTGAGGTGGCGGCCGGTGCCGCGCGTGTAGTTGATCAGCTTGACCAGGTCGTCGGTGGTCTCCGGGGTGACCACCACCTGGGGCAGGATGCGGTAGGGCGAGGCGTCGGTGGCGTAGCGGACCAGGTCGATCGCCCGGTGGAGGACCTTGTCCTCGCCCAGCAGGCGGATCAGGTCGCCCTTGAGGGGCTCGGGCGTGCCGGCGGCCATGTGGTCGGGCACGCGGTCGGGGAACTCGGTCCTGCCGTCCAGCTGGCGGACGTCGGGGCGCGCGATGCGGTGGGGGTTCTTCGCGGCGATGGGGCTCATATGACGAGGGTAGAATCGCGGGGGTGGCCGCGCGTAGTGTGCTGAGGCTCGCCTATCCGCAAGATGGGGGTGGCGCGGGGGTGCGGGTCGGGCGACCGCGGCGGTGCGGACGGGACGCCGGCGACGATGGCGCGGATCAGGGTTTTCCCCGATGACCGGTGGCGCGGCGCCCGGTAGGATCGGTGACGTGACCCCGCAGAACTCCAGGACCCCGGAGGTCCGGCTCTCCGACGCCGACCGCTCGGCCGCCATGTCCGCGCTCGGCCGCGCGATGGCCGAGGGGCGTCTGGACCTGACCGAATACGACTCCCGCTGCCAGGCGGCCGCCGCCGCGCAGGTGCGCCGCGAACTCGACGTGCTCTTCACCGACCTGCCGCGCAGCGTCTTCCGCGCCGGCGACGCCGGCGAGGCCGTCTACTCCGCGAGCGAGATCGCCGCCGCCCGCAAGCGCGGCCGGCATCCCCGGGCCGCGGCGCTGATGCTCAGCGCCGTCGCCGCGATCAGCGGCACGGTCGTCGGCGCCGCCGTCCCCGGTGTGGCCGGCGCGACGATCCTCGGGGTCGCGCTCGCGCTGGTGCCCGTGGTCTTCATCCTGCTCTACGTGGCCAAGGTCGGCCCGGACTCCTGGTACGCCCCCTCACCGGCACAGCTGGAACGGGAGCGCCTGCGCGAGATCTACTCCGCCGAGCGGCTGCGCACCGCGGAGAAGCGTGCCGAGCAGCGCCGCAGGCGCGAGGAGCTGACGGACCAGGCGATGGGGATCGCCCAGAACTTCCTCGGCAGCCGGGGGCAGCAGTAGGAGGAGCCGGTGACCGGCGCGGCGGGGGTGGAGCCGGCGGTCGGCGGCGCGGGGGGGAAAGAGCCGGTGGTCGACGGCGCGGGGGTGGAGCCGGGGGAAGAACCGGAGGAAGAACCGGAGGAAGAAGCAGATCAGCCGAAAGAACGATGTTGGATTCAGGGTCTTCTCGACCCCCGTTTTTGCGTCTAAGGTAAGCCTCATCTACCAACGGATGGACCGGAAGGATCCGAGATGACCAGCACGACCCTGCGCTCACTTGCGAGCGACCTGCGCACGAGCACCACCGAGGCACACTCCGACGCCGAGAACGCCGGTTTCATGGGCGCCCTCGTCGGCGGCACCCTGCCCGTGGCCGCGCTGGCCGACTACACCGCGCAGCTGCAGCGCGTCTACACCGCGCTCGAGAAGGCCGTACGCACGGTCGCCGCCCGCGACTCGCGGCTGACCAGCCTGGC includes these proteins:
- a CDS encoding DUF1707 SHOCT-like domain-containing protein, with translation MTPQNSRTPEVRLSDADRSAAMSALGRAMAEGRLDLTEYDSRCQAAAAAQVRRELDVLFTDLPRSVFRAGDAGEAVYSASEIAAARKRGRHPRAAALMLSAVAAISGTVVGAAVPGVAGATILGVALALVPVVFILLYVAKVGPDSWYAPSPAQLERERLREIYSAERLRTAEKRAEQRRRREELTDQAMGIAQNFLGSRGQQ